The following nucleotide sequence is from Nitrospira sp..
ATGAATTGAAAATTCCGGTCCTGTTGCTCGAAGCCACCTCGGTGGAGAGCGTGTTCGCGCACATCCACACGCTTGGCAGAATCTTCGACCGTGTGTCCGCCGCCCATGCGCTGACCCGCGCCATGCGGGAACGAATGGCTGCGATCACCGCTCGAGTGGAGGCCCTCCCACGGCGGCGAGTGTTGTATGTGATCAACAGCGAACCCCTGATCACCGTGGGGCCTGGCAGTTATCTCCATCAAATGATCGGCTTGGCCGGCGGGATCAATATTGCAGCAGGCGCCTCCTCACCCTACCCCAGACTGACCATGGAAATGGTTCTGAAGGAAGATCCGGAGGTGCTCATCTTCCCGATGGGCTCCGTCGAAACGGTGCCGCGGAGCGAGCAGCAGGCATGGCGACGCTGGACCACTCTGTCCGCCGTCAAGCAGGAACGCCTGCGTCAGGTGCCCGCCGACGCGCTCAACCGTCCTGGCCCGCGGGTCATGGAGGGGCTGGATGCGTTGGTCGCGGTCATTCACCCCGAAGCCGCCGTCGCGACGCCGACGGAACGCCCATGATGCCCTCCCTCGGTCATTCCACTACCCCGAGCACCTCGACCGAGCCGAGCTGCCTCTCTCCGGAAACCATCCCGCCGGCTGCCCGTTCGATCGACCCCCGTGCCTCTCTTGAAGGAGCCGTTCTGACCTCTGCACGTTGGTGGAGCGTCATGGGCGGGCTTTCCCTGGCTGCCCTGTTATCGGTGGTGATCTGTGTTCAGGTCGGCACGCATTTCGTCGGGATCGGCGAACTGTGGCAGGTTGTCGCCAGCGCGCTGGTCGGGCTCTTTCGCGAACAGGAACCCTTGGGCACGACCGGCGTCATCTTGCTTGAGGTACGGTTGCCGCGCGTGTTGCTCGGATTCCTCACGGGGCTCTGCCTGGCATCCGTCGGCGTGACGCTCCAGGCGCTGCTCCGGAATCCCTTGGCGGATCCCTACGTGCTCGGCGTCTCCAGTGGTGCGGCCTTGGGGGTGGCCCTGGCGGTGCTGTTGGGAATCGGCACCACCCTCTGGTCCCTCTCCGCCTTGCCGCTCTTCGGCTTCGCGGGAGGGCTAGTGGCGTTGCTGGTCCTGTACCGAATGGCCGCGACGGCCGACCGGCTGCCGGTCCATTCGATCTTGCTGGCCGGGGTGATTTTGAACGCCATTTTCTCGGCGCTGATCATGTTCATTACCTCCATCATGGAGCCGAACCGATCGTTCGGGATGATGGCCTGGCTCATGGGGTCGCTCATGGCGCCGGCCTCCCCGAGCTTCCTGGCGCTGTCGCTCTACCTGCTGCTCGGGTGGGTCTTGCTCATGAAACAGGTGCGAGCGCTCAATCTGCTGGCCATGGGGGAGGAGGTGGCACGATCGTTGGGGGTGGATACGGAAGGCATCAAGCGCCGGCTCTTTTTGCTCTCCGCCCTGTTGACCGGGGCGGTCGTGTCGGTGAGCGGAATGATCGGCTTCATCGGGATGGTGATTCCCCACGCGGTGCGGTTGGTGCTTGGCGCAGACCACCGCCTGTTGTTGCCGGCGTCGGCCTTGGTCGGCGGCATGTTCTTGATGCTGGCCGATACGGCTGCGCGGACATTGTTCGTACCGTCGGAAGTGCCGGTCGGCATCATCACCGCCTTGGCCGGGGGGCCGTTTTTCATCTATCTCCTGGTCTGGCGAAAGGATCGCCTGGCATGAGGTCGCCGTTGCGACAGGACGGCCAGGTGACTTGCGAAGAGACGCGCTCCCGTTTGGCGCCGGCTTATGAGGTGTGCGGCCTAGAGTTCGGCTACGACCAAGGCCGTGGCCGGATCGGCCGACTGGTGCTCCAGGACGTGGCGCTGCAGGTGGAATCCGGAACCATGCTCGGCATCGTGGGGCCGAACGGTTCGGGCAAAACGTCGCTGCTTCGGTTGCTGGCGAAGCTGGCCGTTCCGCAACAGGGGACCATCAGGCTGTTCGGGCGGCCACTCACCGAGTGGTCGCAGGAGGAGGCGGCGAGGCATCTAGCCTTCGTGGCGCAGGACCAGGCCCAACCCTTTCCCTTCACAGTGGCAGAAACCGTCTTGATGGGGCGGTTTCCCCATCGCCGGCGCAGCCGATGGGATCTCGGGTTCGGATGGGAGAACCAAGAGGACCGTGCGGCGGCGACGCACGCGATGGCGACCCTAGATATCGCCCATCTCGCCTCGCGCCTTATCACGGAGCTCTCCGGAGGAGAACGGCAGCGCACGATGATCGCCCGCGCCTTGGCGCAAACAACGGAGGTGTTGCTGCTGGATGAGCCGACCGCGTTTCTCGATCTCCAGCACCAGCTCGACATTTGTACGGTCTTGCGTCGGCTGTGCGACCGGCTGGGACTGACCGTCGTCATCGTCTCCCACGACCTGAACCTCGCCAGCCAGTATTGTGACCGGATCGTCATGTTGCGCGACGGGCGGGTGTGGGCACAGGGGCTCCCTCAGGAGGTGTTCACGGTCGAGACGTTGCGTGGTGTGTATGGCTGCGAAGTCTTGATCGATGTCCATCCAGACTCGGGCCTTCCGCGTATGACCTTGCCGCGATATGCGGGGTTGCCGAGACAGGGGTGAACGTAGAGCGGGAGGGGTTCGCGCCCGGCCCACCCGCGTGAACGACAGGGGCGCGTCACCATTGGAGAACGGAGTGTCAGGAAGACGCCGTCAGCGTCGGGGAAGATGGTGCAACTCCATCACGGTGCCGCCACTGTAAACGGGGAGTGACCCTGCAGCGAGCCACTGGCACGTTGTGCCGGGAAGGCGCAGGGAAGCGATGAGCCGTAAGTCAGGAGACTCAACTGACGGCTGTTACGACTGAGCCCTTCGAGCGAAAGGGAGTGTCAGTATGTCGTGTCGTGTCAGGGCATGGTCCGTCTATGTGCTGTTGGTCTGTACTGTGAGTTGCCCGCCTGTGTGGATGTCCATCGCCTCCGCCGAAGACCCTCCGGAGCCTGAGCCCGTGGTGCATGCCGAAGAAGTCGTGGTCTCGGCCACAAAAACTCCGGTGCCGGTGGGCCAAGTGACCAGCGCCGTGGAGGTCATCAGCGCGCAGGACATGAAGCGACAGAACATCAGGAGCGTGGTCGACGCCCTTCGGCTGGCTCAAGGATTGGCGGTCTTTTCGAACGGCGGGCCAGGGACCGAAGTTACGGCTAGGATTCGCGGCGGCGGGGCGAATCAGACCCTCGTGCTGATCGACGGCGCGATCGTCAACAGCGGAACCGTGGGGAGTTATAACTTCGCCAACCTGACCACCGACAACATCGAGCGGGTCGAAATTCTCCGCGGGTCACAGAGTATGTTGTGGGGGTCGGACGCCATGGGTGGGGTCATCAACATCGTGACGAAGAAGGGCCAAGGACCGTTCTCGGCCACCGGATTCATGGAATACGGCTCCTTCGCGTCGATGCGCGAAGGGGGCACCGTGTCAGGAAAGCACGGCGCGGTGGATTACAGCCTCTCTCTCTCCCGCTGGGACACCTCCAGTTTCTCCGCGGCGAACTACCGACGCGGGGCCACGGAGCGGGATTCCTATCGTAACTGGCAAGGATCGGGGCGCGTGGGGGTGGATCTTCCGCACGACGGCCGCCTCGATTTCACCATGCGCTGGATGAACTCCGATGTGCAGTTGGACAATCTGTCGGCGACGGCACCCAATGACGTGTATGGCTCGAAGATTCGGAGTCAAGAATACGTCTTCAGTGGCAGTTATGAGCAGCCGATCACGACCTGGTGGACGCAGAAACTGACGCTCGCCCGCTCCCAAGAAGCCTCACTCTTTCTCCCCGGCACCTTGCAGCGCAGTCTCGTCACCGGCGCCTTCAGCACGCCGTTCGGCGACCCGAACGAAACCCGGGTCTTGTCGAATCGGCTCGAATGGCAGCACAACGTTCAGGTCACGAAGCTGTTGCTGCTGAGCGCGGGATACCAGTTTCGCGAACAGCAGGGTGAAAACGACACCGGTCTCACCAATCGCATCTTGAGTTCGCACGCCGGATTCGCGCAGGCCCAATTCAACCTCTGGGATCGCCTGTTCGCCACGGCCGGTGTTCGGCAGGACAGTTACAACGTCTTCGGCGACGCCACGACTTATCGCCTGACCGGCGGGTACTACCATAAAGAAACGGATACGAAACTGCGGGCTGGGTATGCCACCGGCTTTCGAGCGCCCAGCATGAACGAATTGTACTTCCCCAATTTCGGCAATCCGAATTTGGGGCCGGAAAAGAACCAAAGCCTGGATGTGGGGATCGACCAGTATGCCCTGTCGAAGCAATTGAAACTTACCGGAGGATTCTTCTGGAATCGCTACCGGAATCTCATCACCACGACCTTCGATCCCGGGTTTTGCGCGCCGTTCAGTACCTTTGGATTTTGTCCTCAGCAGATCGGCGAAGCTTCGACGAAGGGGTGGGAAGCCGGGCTCTCCTATACCTATTCCGGCGACCACCCCTTCCTCAAGGGGCTCGTGGTGCAGGCGAATTATACCCACACCATGACCCGCGACCTGATGACCCAGACCCGTCTGCCCCGCTGGCCCGCCGACCAGTGGAGCGCAGCGGTCAGTTACCAGCCTATCGAGCCGCTGTGGATCACGCTCACGGGCCGCTATGTGGGGTCGCGCTACAACACGACCGGTGACCGGCAGAACTTGCCGGCGTTCGATGTCTGGTCGCTGGCCGTCACCTACGATGTGACCAAGCGCCTGCAGGCCTATCTGCGGGCGGACAATCTCTTCAATGAAAAATACGAGGAGATCACCAGCGGCGGGACGCCGATCCGCTCCATTTTCGGCGGCCTTCGCATCACCTTCGGCGAGAAGGCGTGAACGGCATGGGGAGCGTCTGATGCACTGTCCGCGTCTGGTCATTGCCGGCACCCAGAGCGGTGTCGGCAAAACTACGGCCACCCTCGCGCTCTTGGCAGCATTAAAGGCCAGAGGGCTGGTGGTCCAGCCCTTCAAAGCGGGGCCGGATTTTATCGATCCGGGGCACCATCGCGCCGCGACCGGCCGCGCATCGCGGAACCTGGACGGATGGATGTTAGGGGAAGCCGTCAATCGCTCCCTCTTTGCGCGCGCCTCAGCCGATGCAGACCTATCGATCATCGAAGGGATGATGGGGTTGTTCGACGGAAGTTCGTCGGTGCATGAACGGGGCAGCACGGCGGAATTGGCCAAACAATTGGCTGCGCCGGTCTTGCTGGTGATCGATGGGAGCGCCATGGCGCGGTCCGCCGCCGCCATGGCCTCGGGGTATGAGCGATTCGATCCCGCCCTGCAGGTGCGGGGAGTCCTGTTTAATCGCGTTCGCAGCGAGGGCCATTATCGGCTGCTGCGGGAGGCCGTGCAGGCGGAGACGGACCTCACGGTCGTAGGGTACCTGAGGCCGGACGAGGGCGTGACGATTCAGGATCGCCATCTCGGATTGCGAACCGCCATCGAGGTGGGGGCTGGTGATCTCTACGACCGGCTGGCGCGATCCGCAGCAGATACGATCGACTTGGAACAGATAGAAACCTTGGCTCGTGCCGCGGAGACCTTTCCGGAAACCACGCTGCCGGTTGCTCCACCGCGAGCGCACCGGCAACAGGTGCGAGTCGGCGTGGCCTACGATCCGGCCTTTTGTTTTTACTATCAGGACAACCTGGACTCGCTCGAAGCGGCGGGTGCTACGCTCGTGATGTTTTCACCATTGCGGGATGCCCAGGTGCCGGATGCTGACCTGTTGTATTTCGGCGGTGGGTATCCCGAACTCTACGGCGAGGCCTTGGCGGCCAATGGTTCCCTGCGTAGGGCAGTGTGGAGTTTTGCCCGAAACGGAGGCGCCATCTACGCCGAATGCGGCGGGTTGATGTTCTTGACGGAGGCGATTCGCGACGCTGCGGGGCGACGACATGAGATGGTGGGCTTGTTTCCGGCGGAAGCGGTGATGCGAAGCGATGGGATGACGTTGGGGTACCGGACGGTGCGGGTCACGGGGCCCTGTCTCTTGGGCTCTTCCGGAACACAGGTGCGCGGCCATGAGTTTCATTATTCGAGACTTGCGCCGACCGATGAACTGCACTATGCCTGTACCCTGTCAGATGCAGCAGGCAACCCTGTCGGGCAGGACGGCTTGACGAGGGACAATACCCTCGCGTTGTATAGTCACCTGCATTTCGGCAGCCATCCGGAGGCTGTCGTGCATATGCTGGAAGCGTCAAGTCGGCCACGTCGAACGCAGGTGACGATCAGGTAGGAGAGACATGGCGGCGCAGGACGAACACAAGGCGAAGATGCAGCGATTGAAGGCTTCGGTGGATCGCCGAATCGAGGCGGCGCAGGAGGAGAAGGGTTTATTGATCGTCTACACCGGCGCGGGAAAGGGAAAAACCACCGCCGCCCTCGGGATGGTGCTTCGGTGCCTCGGCCACGGGATGAAGGTGGCGATCGTCCAGTTCATCAAGGGCGCCATCGACACGGCGGAGGAGCGTGTGCTGAAGTCGTTCGGCGACCGCGTGGCCTTCCTCCGCATGGGTGAAGGCTATACCTGGGAGACACAGGACCGGGCGCGCGATACGGACCATGCACAAGCGGCCTGGGCGAAGGCTTGTGAGTTCATGAGCGACGCCGGCTATGCGATGGTCATCCTGGATGAGTTCAACATCGCGCTGCATCACAACTATGTGCCTCTGGACGAGGTCCTTCCTCATGTGCGGCGGCGTCCGCCGATGCAGCATGTCGTCATCACCGGCAGAGGGGCGCCGGCTGAATTGATCGCCGCGGCAGATCTGGTGACTGAGATGAAGCAGGTGAAACACCCGTTCCGTGACGGTATCACGGCGCAGGCGGGAGTGGAGTTTTGAAGGGGCCGGTGCGCAAGACCTGCGAGCGTTGCCGGCAGCCCTTCGAGTGCGGCGGGTATCAATGTTGGTGCGGCACGGTCGGGATCACCGAACGGCAGATGGACTGGATTGCCGCTCGTTATGAAGATTGCCTTTGTCCCGCGTGCCTGCAGTTGGTGGCGGACGGGGTGCTCGGACCGGTGGATATAAGCCGCAGTGCGTAGACGCGACAGGAACCGCGAAGGTGACAGGAGATCGAAGGATGCGAATTACCAAAGTCTATACGAGAACCGGCGACGCGGGGCAGACCAGGCTGGCGGGGGGACAGCAGGTGTGGAAAGACTCCCTGCGGGTCGAGGCCTATGGAACGGTGGATGAGTTGAATGCCTCCGTGGGATTGGCGCGAGCGATGAATGTCGAGGTCGGGAAGGACTCTGTTGCCGCAGCGCAGCTCGAAGCGGATCTACGGTGGGTGCAGAACAAGCTTTTCGATGTGGGGAGCCTTCTGGCGACGGCACCGGGACAGACCTTTCCCAACATGCCGACAGTGACGGATCGGGACGTCGAACGCCTTGAACGGATCATCGACCGCTGTCAGGAGGAACTGGAACCGCTGAAGGAATTCATCCTGCCCGGCGGGGGCAAGGTCTCGGCGACGCTCCACCAAGCCAGGACCATTTGCCGGCGGGCTGAACGGATGTGCATTCGTCTCTCGCGCGAGGAATCGATGTCGGCCGAACTCAATAAGTTTCTCAATCGCCTGAGCGATGCATTGTTCGTATGGGCGCGCTGGGTGGCGAAGACGCAGGGAGAGCCGGAATTCCTCTGGCAGCGCGACTCGAAGGCGACAGAGGAATGACGCCATGAAGCGGTCGCAGCGGCGACGGTCGCGTCTCATCCTTGTGCTCGGAGGGGCCTCTTCGGGAAAGAGTCAGATCGCATTAGAGCAGGCCGGCCTCGGCGGACCGAAGGCCTTTGTGGCGACGGGAGAGGCCTTGGATGATGAAATGGCGGAACGGATTGCTCGGCATCGCGCCACCCGCTCTGCGGAATGGGCGACCGCTGAGGTGCCCCGGGATCTGGCCGGGTGGTTCCGTTCGCACGGGAGCCGTTACCGCACGATCGTTGTGGATTGTCTCACGCTGTGGTTGAGCAACCTGTGCGGCCGCCGCACCGGGTCGATGGACCCCAGCCCTCAGGTCGAGGATCTGCTGCAGGCCATCCGCACCACGCCGGCCAGGGTTCTGTTGGTGAGCAATGAACTGGGGTTTGGGCTGGTGCCGGCGACGTACCGAGCCCGCGCCTTTCGCGACTTGGCTGGACGGGTCAACCAACAGATTGCTGCGGCGGCAGACGAAGTCTACGTCGTAATTGCCGGTCAGTCGTTGAGACTCAAGTGAAGGGACAGGGAACATGACATTGGACGAAGCGATCACGCAGATCGAGCCCCCAGACCACCACATAGCCGCACAGGTCCAGGTGCGCCTGGATCGGTTGACGAAACCCCGTGGCAGCCTCGGACGGCTCGAAGAGGTGGCCGTTCGGTATGCCACCATAATCGGCGAGGTGCTGCCGAAGGTGCCGCGTGGGGCCGTCTTCACCTTCGCGGCAGACCATGGTGTGGCGATCGAAGGTGTCAGCGCCTACCCGCGCGAGGTGACACAACAAATGGTCTTGAATTTTCTCCGTGGAGGCGCCGGGGTCAACGTCTTGGCCCGCCATACGGGTGTCGAAGTGCGGGTGGTGGATATCGGGGTAGCGGCGGAGTTCAGGACAATACCGCAGCTCATCCAGCAGAAGGTGATGCCGGGGACCAGGAATTTCCTCGTGGAGCAGGCCATGAGCCGCGAACAAGCCCGGCGTGCGCTGGAAGTCGGTACGATGCTGGCGCTCGACGCGGCGCGTGACGGCATCGGCCTGATCGGGACCGGAGAGATGGGCATCGGCAACACCACCGCCAGTGCGGCAATCACCACGCTGTTGACGGGACGGCCGGTCGCCGAGGTGACGGGGCGGGGGACAGGGATCGATGACACGACCCATCAGCACAAGGTGTCCGTCATTCGACGGGCCCTCGATCGGCACCGTCCGGACCCGACCGATGCCCTCGATGTACTGGCCAAGGTCGGGGGATTGGAAATCGCCGGGCTGGCCGGGCTCATGCTCGGTGCGGCGGCACGGCGGATACCGGTGGTCCTGGATGGATTCATCGCCGGAGCCGCCGCCTTGATTGCGGTCGCTCTCCAGCCCCATTGTCGGGAATACCTGATTGCTTCGCATCGCTCGGTGGAGCCGGGGCACCAGGCCGTTTTGGAACAGCTTCGTCTCCGACCTCTCTTGGACCTCGATCTACGGCTTGGTGAAGGGACAGGTGCCTGCCTCGGCATGGGCCTCGTGCAGGCCGCGGTGAAAGTTCTCACGGAGATGGCTACCTTCGACGAGGCGGGGGTTTCCGACCGTGGCTGAATCGGCCGGTGTGGCCAGGCCCTTCGTGTTTGCCTGGCATTTCCTGACGGCCATCCCGCTGAGTCGGGTTCATCATGATCCGACGGCTGCGGAGTTGGCTTCGTCCATGGCTTGGTATTCCACCGTCGGCCTCCTCATCGGCGGATTGTTGGTGGCGGTCGATCAGGGGCTAAGCCTGCTGTTCGCGCCGGTGGTCGCCAATGCGCTGTTGATCGTCTTGCTGGTCCTCGTCACACGCGGCTTGCACCAAGATGGATTGGCGGACACCCTGGATGGGCTGGCCGGAGGAAAGACGCCGGAGGACCGATTGCGGATCATGCGCGATCCGCGGGTGGGGGCGCTTGGAGCGACAGGCCTCTTCCTGTCGCTGCTGTTGCGCTACGCGGCTTTGATGGCCTTGCCCCAGCCCATTTGGGTCCCGATGTTGTTTTGCGCGCCGGCGTTAGGTCGCTGGGCGATGGTGACGCTGGCCCTGTCCATGCCCTATGCCCGAAGCGGCGGAGGATTGGCTGCCCCTTTTCTTCAGCACCTGTCGCTGTCCCATGTGTTGTGGTCATCCCTGGTCTTGGCGCTCGCGCTGGCGGCGGGACTTGGTTTTCCCATCGCGCTGGCGACCGTGACGGTGGGGCTGGCGTTGCTGGGCCTCCTACGACAGACTTTCTTGAGGTGGTTCGGCGGGGTGACGGGGGATTTGCTGGGCGCCACCAACGAAGTGGTCGAAATTCTGTTTCTCCTTCTGGTTCCGCTGATGGTGCCGGTGCGATGACGGGGAATGAGTTGCTGGCGGCGGCTGCACTCGATGCGCTGGTGGGGGATCCGCGTTGGTTGCCGCATCCGGTTCGCGCAATGGGCGCCGTCATCACCTGGATCGATGGTCGCGTCAGGACCATCTGTACGACCGACGACGCGTTGCGACTGGCCGGTGTAGCCCTCGCGGTGACGCTGCCCGTTGGTTCTTATCTGGCTGCGTCGTCCGTGATTCAACTGGCCGGTTCATGGTCGCCGTCATCGGCGGAAGCGATGACGATCCTGCTGGCGGCGACGACCCTTGCAGGTCGTGATCTCCTTGACCACGCGCGAGCGGTCAGCCGAGCCTTGGGGCAGGGCGATCTCCTCCTGGCGCGGGAGGCGGTCGCGCGGATCGTTGGGCGGGACAGTGCCCAATTGAATGAGTCGGAGATCGTCCGTGCCACCGTGGAAACCGTAGCGGAAAGTACGGCGGACGGCATCATCGCGCCCATTGTCTATCTCACCCTCGGTGGTGTACCCCTCGCGCTGGCCTACAAGGCGGTCAACACGCTCGATTCGATGATCGGTCATCGCGATGCGCGATACGAGCATTTCGGTTGGGCGTCGGCCAAGCTCGATGATGTGATGAACTGGGTTCCCGCCCGCTTGGCCGGCACCTTCATCGCCCTGGCCGCCGGGTTCGCCACCGGTCGGTGGGAGCGGGTGAGGGACAGCTGGTACTGCCTCCATCGTGACGGAGACAAACATCCGAGTCCGAACAGCGGACAGCCTGAGGCCGCCATGGCCGGTGCGTTGGGCGTACAGCTAGGTGGGGTGAATCATTATGACGGTGTCCCGCATGAGCGTCCCTTCCTCGGAGAGGGGCGGGCGGTGTTGCAGCCGGGAGATATCGACGAAGCCCTGCGCATCATGGTGGGCGCCTGGGCGTTAGGGGTGGGCTTCGCGCTCTTGTCTTTGTGGCTGTGAGGAATCGACCGGTGCATGGAGGTGATGTCTATGGGGCGGCGCGCGAACTGGGACAAGACCCTTCCACGATGTTGGACTTCAGCGCGAGCATCAACCCTTTGGGGCCCTCGGCTTCGGCCCTCCGCGCCTTCCGACGGTCGGCGAACCTGTTGCCCCACTATCCGGATCCCGCCTGTTGGGACTTGCGCCAGGCCTTGGCGGCCCACTGGC
It contains:
- a CDS encoding cobalamin-binding protein; this translates as MRCGCNPQGTVEALGIFYLRKVHPFHLQRLSAVCLGVWCCVVLAWCSIAFGEGSGDPTVMKRRQQGILTGMPFMANITPRTFIDDAGRKLYIAKAPMRVVSLAPSITEMLFALGLDEQIVGVTDFCNFPPAASSRPKIGYAHPNLESLLALNPDLVAAPKEFARANLLTKLDELKIPVLLLEATSVESVFAHIHTLGRIFDRVSAAHALTRAMRERMAAITARVEALPRRRVLYVINSEPLITVGPGSYLHQMIGLAGGINIAAGASSPYPRLTMEMVLKEDPEVLIFPMGSVETVPRSEQQAWRRWTTLSAVKQERLRQVPADALNRPGPRVMEGLDALVAVIHPEAAVATPTERP
- a CDS encoding iron ABC transporter permease, with the protein product MMPSLGHSTTPSTSTEPSCLSPETIPPAARSIDPRASLEGAVLTSARWWSVMGGLSLAALLSVVICVQVGTHFVGIGELWQVVASALVGLFREQEPLGTTGVILLEVRLPRVLLGFLTGLCLASVGVTLQALLRNPLADPYVLGVSSGAALGVALAVLLGIGTTLWSLSALPLFGFAGGLVALLVLYRMAATADRLPVHSILLAGVILNAIFSALIMFITSIMEPNRSFGMMAWLMGSLMAPASPSFLALSLYLLLGWVLLMKQVRALNLLAMGEEVARSLGVDTEGIKRRLFLLSALLTGAVVSVSGMIGFIGMVIPHAVRLVLGADHRLLLPASALVGGMFLMLADTAARTLFVPSEVPVGIITALAGGPFFIYLLVWRKDRLA
- a CDS encoding ABC transporter ATP-binding protein; protein product: MRSPLRQDGQVTCEETRSRLAPAYEVCGLEFGYDQGRGRIGRLVLQDVALQVESGTMLGIVGPNGSGKTSLLRLLAKLAVPQQGTIRLFGRPLTEWSQEEAARHLAFVAQDQAQPFPFTVAETVLMGRFPHRRRSRWDLGFGWENQEDRAAATHAMATLDIAHLASRLITELSGGERQRTMIARALAQTTEVLLLDEPTAFLDLQHQLDICTVLRRLCDRLGLTVVIVSHDLNLASQYCDRIVMLRDGRVWAQGLPQEVFTVETLRGVYGCEVLIDVHPDSGLPRMTLPRYAGLPRQG
- a CDS encoding TonB-dependent receptor; the encoded protein is MSCRVRAWSVYVLLVCTVSCPPVWMSIASAEDPPEPEPVVHAEEVVVSATKTPVPVGQVTSAVEVISAQDMKRQNIRSVVDALRLAQGLAVFSNGGPGTEVTARIRGGGANQTLVLIDGAIVNSGTVGSYNFANLTTDNIERVEILRGSQSMLWGSDAMGGVINIVTKKGQGPFSATGFMEYGSFASMREGGTVSGKHGAVDYSLSLSRWDTSSFSAANYRRGATERDSYRNWQGSGRVGVDLPHDGRLDFTMRWMNSDVQLDNLSATAPNDVYGSKIRSQEYVFSGSYEQPITTWWTQKLTLARSQEASLFLPGTLQRSLVTGAFSTPFGDPNETRVLSNRLEWQHNVQVTKLLLLSAGYQFREQQGENDTGLTNRILSSHAGFAQAQFNLWDRLFATAGVRQDSYNVFGDATTYRLTGGYYHKETDTKLRAGYATGFRAPSMNELYFPNFGNPNLGPEKNQSLDVGIDQYALSKQLKLTGGFFWNRYRNLITTTFDPGFCAPFSTFGFCPQQIGEASTKGWEAGLSYTYSGDHPFLKGLVVQANYTHTMTRDLMTQTRLPRWPADQWSAAVSYQPIEPLWITLTGRYVGSRYNTTGDRQNLPAFDVWSLAVTYDVTKRLQAYLRADNLFNEKYEEITSGGTPIRSIFGGLRITFGEKA
- a CDS encoding cobyrinate a,c-diamide synthase → MHCPRLVIAGTQSGVGKTTATLALLAALKARGLVVQPFKAGPDFIDPGHHRAATGRASRNLDGWMLGEAVNRSLFARASADADLSIIEGMMGLFDGSSSVHERGSTAELAKQLAAPVLLVIDGSAMARSAAAMASGYERFDPALQVRGVLFNRVRSEGHYRLLREAVQAETDLTVVGYLRPDEGVTIQDRHLGLRTAIEVGAGDLYDRLARSAADTIDLEQIETLARAAETFPETTLPVAPPRAHRQQVRVGVAYDPAFCFYYQDNLDSLEAAGATLVMFSPLRDAQVPDADLLYFGGGYPELYGEALAANGSLRRAVWSFARNGGAIYAECGGLMFLTEAIRDAAGRRHEMVGLFPAEAVMRSDGMTLGYRTVRVTGPCLLGSSGTQVRGHEFHYSRLAPTDELHYACTLSDAAGNPVGQDGLTRDNTLALYSHLHFGSHPEAVVHMLEASSRPRRTQVTIR
- the cobO gene encoding cob(I)yrinic acid a,c-diamide adenosyltransferase: MAAQDEHKAKMQRLKASVDRRIEAAQEEKGLLIVYTGAGKGKTTAALGMVLRCLGHGMKVAIVQFIKGAIDTAEERVLKSFGDRVAFLRMGEGYTWETQDRARDTDHAQAAWAKACEFMSDAGYAMVILDEFNIALHHNYVPLDEVLPHVRRRPPMQHVVITGRGAPAELIAAADLVTEMKQVKHPFRDGITAQAGVEF
- a CDS encoding cysteine-rich CWC family protein, whose amino-acid sequence is MKGPVRKTCERCRQPFECGGYQCWCGTVGITERQMDWIAARYEDCLCPACLQLVADGVLGPVDISRSA
- a CDS encoding cob(I)yrinic acid a,c-diamide adenosyltransferase, translated to MRITKVYTRTGDAGQTRLAGGQQVWKDSLRVEAYGTVDELNASVGLARAMNVEVGKDSVAAAQLEADLRWVQNKLFDVGSLLATAPGQTFPNMPTVTDRDVERLERIIDRCQEELEPLKEFILPGGGKVSATLHQARTICRRAERMCIRLSREESMSAELNKFLNRLSDALFVWARWVAKTQGEPEFLWQRDSKATEE
- the cobU gene encoding bifunctional adenosylcobinamide kinase/adenosylcobinamide-phosphate guanylyltransferase gives rise to the protein MKRSQRRRSRLILVLGGASSGKSQIALEQAGLGGPKAFVATGEALDDEMAERIARHRATRSAEWATAEVPRDLAGWFRSHGSRYRTIVVDCLTLWLSNLCGRRTGSMDPSPQVEDLLQAIRTTPARVLLVSNELGFGLVPATYRARAFRDLAGRVNQQIAAAADEVYVVIAGQSLRLK
- the cobT gene encoding nicotinate-nucleotide--dimethylbenzimidazole phosphoribosyltransferase; amino-acid sequence: MTLDEAITQIEPPDHHIAAQVQVRLDRLTKPRGSLGRLEEVAVRYATIIGEVLPKVPRGAVFTFAADHGVAIEGVSAYPREVTQQMVLNFLRGGAGVNVLARHTGVEVRVVDIGVAAEFRTIPQLIQQKVMPGTRNFLVEQAMSREQARRALEVGTMLALDAARDGIGLIGTGEMGIGNTTASAAITTLLTGRPVAEVTGRGTGIDDTTHQHKVSVIRRALDRHRPDPTDALDVLAKVGGLEIAGLAGLMLGAAARRIPVVLDGFIAGAAALIAVALQPHCREYLIASHRSVEPGHQAVLEQLRLRPLLDLDLRLGEGTGACLGMGLVQAAVKVLTEMATFDEAGVSDRG
- a CDS encoding adenosylcobinamide-GDP ribazoletransferase — translated: MAESAGVARPFVFAWHFLTAIPLSRVHHDPTAAELASSMAWYSTVGLLIGGLLVAVDQGLSLLFAPVVANALLIVLLVLVTRGLHQDGLADTLDGLAGGKTPEDRLRIMRDPRVGALGATGLFLSLLLRYAALMALPQPIWVPMLFCAPALGRWAMVTLALSMPYARSGGGLAAPFLQHLSLSHVLWSSLVLALALAAGLGFPIALATVTVGLALLGLLRQTFLRWFGGVTGDLLGATNEVVEILFLLLVPLMVPVR
- the cobD gene encoding cobalamin biosynthesis protein CobD → MTGNELLAAAALDALVGDPRWLPHPVRAMGAVITWIDGRVRTICTTDDALRLAGVALAVTLPVGSYLAASSVIQLAGSWSPSSAEAMTILLAATTLAGRDLLDHARAVSRALGQGDLLLAREAVARIVGRDSAQLNESEIVRATVETVAESTADGIIAPIVYLTLGGVPLALAYKAVNTLDSMIGHRDARYEHFGWASAKLDDVMNWVPARLAGTFIALAAGFATGRWERVRDSWYCLHRDGDKHPSPNSGQPEAAMAGALGVQLGGVNHYDGVPHERPFLGEGRAVLQPGDIDEALRIMVGAWALGVGFALLSLWL